Proteins found in one Drosophila busckii strain San Diego stock center, stock number 13000-0081.31 chromosome 2R, ASM1175060v1, whole genome shotgun sequence genomic segment:
- the LOC108596093 gene encoding WASH complex subunit 1: MDAENESYVRSAYQVSIIPTDLHHEETIIRAAQSLDCLHKTINSIFERIDARLERNGAKVQLINERVRRAKAKIDALVGSQKSIQIFAPARFPASGVLKNIPATFPPVVQQLKDTPTMTVEQQSSRRPNHLSDSSEQNSTETGEPVFFHVRGEEQTETPLVTQRQLTNQTAGLGSLPDAKSMPAVLRFNTNEFAYGGGTSGNEDLNAWKRVKSQGQRLYKSKPIRVQELAPAPHSLAHGSTKLAAPAGDLRYTPAALAAPIIDVPLDLPDLPGIANDLQYEPVEEQMKIAPSHQFIDLPDLPDLLESEIPVNVETEITVMALPDQTNVTRKVPQKVAPCKVLPPPPPPPPPPPPPPLLEKPTSLPTEGPIKPISPSNETPLNIPNSRAPPPPDPRSELMDAIRKAGGSQGGRLRSSAAAPVDVVDMDAHKLNNSSRARAGGDLMADLHNKLMLRRKGISGNPNAPDSSGNPMMLHLSKVISTQVQQSTGSISSDDNSDDEDAWAE, from the coding sequence ATGGACGCGGAAAACGAAAGCTACGTGCGCAGCGCGTACCAGGTATCGATTATTCCAACAGATCTACATCACGAGGAAACTATAATCAGAGCAGCACAGTCACTAGATTGCTTACACAAAACTATAAACTCAATTTTTGAGCGCATCGATGCTCGACTGGAAAGAAATGGTGCGAAGGTTCAGCTCATAAACGAGCGTGTAAGGCGGGCTAAAGCGAAAATTGATGCACTCGTCGGTTCACAGAAGTCTATCCAAATCTTTGCGCCCGCACGTTTCCCCGCCAGCGGCGTTCTAAAAAACATACCGGCCACTTTTCCGCCAGTGGTACAACAACTAAAGGACACGCCCACGATGACGGTAGAGCAGCAGAGCAGTCGACGTCCAAATCATCTGAGCGACTCAAGTGAACAGAATTCCACTGAGACTGGCGAGCCTGTTTTCTTTCACGTTCGTGGAGAGGAGCAGACTGAGACGCCCCTCGTTACTCAACGCCAGCTAACAAACCAGACAGCAGGCTTGGGCTCTCTGCCGGATGCAAAATCAATGCCAGCTGTTCTGCGCTTTAACACTAACGAATTTGCTTATGGCGGCGGAACTAGCGGGAATGAAGATTTAAATGCCTGGAAGCGAGTCAAATCACAAGGCCAAAGATTATATAAATCTAAACCTATTAGAGTGCAAGAGCTGGCGCCGGCGCCACACTCTCTAGCTCACGGTTCTACCAAATTGGCAGCACCGGCTGGAGATTTGCGCTACACGCCAGCTGCATTAGCAGCACCTATTATCGATGTGCCTCTGGATTTGCCCGATCTTCCGGGGATTGCAAACGACTTGCAATACGAACCAGTTGAGGAGCAAATGAAAATAGCGCCCTCGCATCAATTTATCGACTTGCCGGATTTGCCAGACTTATTGGAGTCAGAGATCCCGGTTAACGTGGAGACTGAAATAACAGTGATGGCTTTGCCAGATCAAACGAATGTCACTCGTAAAGTTCCACAAAAAGTGGCACCTTGCAAGGTGCTACCACCGCCTCCTCCtccaccaccgccaccaccaccacctccTCTTCTAGAAAAACCAACATCTTTGCCAACGGAAGGTCCAATAAAGCCCATATCGCCGTCTAATGAAACACCGCTGAACATTCCCAACTCCCGCGCACCTCCTCCACCCGATCCAAGGTCTGAGCTCATGGATGCTATACGCAAGGCTGGCGGCTCCCAGGGCGGTCGTTTGCGCTCATCCGCTGCTGCCCCCGTAGATGTCGTGGACATGGACGCTCACAAATTAAACAACTCATCTCGTGCAAGGGCAGGTGGTGATCTAATGGCAGACTTGCATAATAAACTGATGCTGCGCCGGAAAGGCATCTCCGGTAATCCGAACGCACCGGATTCATCTGGAAATCCCATGATGCTGCACTTGTCCAAGGTGATTTCTACGCAGGTGCAACAGTCAACGGGTTCTATATCTAGTGATGATAATTCCGATGACGAAGATGCATGGGCGGAGTAG
- the LOC113002597 gene encoding cytochrome P450 6t3-like precursor — MLPLWLVLLLLMLLSNYLGMRERYRYFERHNIPFVPVSKWTPLGHLKQLLFLRISFGDWFKNIYADPRISGSKLAGFFVFQTPALMLRDPELMRLVLIKQFNSFLNRYEAADAQHDAMGALTLPLAKYQQWRESRWSMSQLFTSGRMKQRMYPLLQQVLQDLELHLERRMAGQTARVLPLSEMCQLYTTDVTGQLFYSWNVGGLRLGHSPLRHQAKQLFAPHWRKVLDFMCIFFLPQWTRLLRAKVFSKSYMNYMRQLVQQPRGEQTQADLIAQLQQLQRSRPSKHYTQHSDFIASQAAIILLAGFETSSALLGFTLYELAKQPVLQQRLRRELQSAFGASGTLSYEQATTLPYLKMVCLEALRLYPAAAFINRECTADCSLQPHHDFVIPAGMPAYISILGLQRDEQFWPKPLLFDPERFAPEHLHSIEPMTYIPFGAGPHGCIGSRLGLLQLKLGVAHILRSHRVEICGETVPEIRFNPKTFMLESLDELYLRFCRDSN, encoded by the exons ATGCTCCCTCTTTGGTTAGTGCTGCTCCTACTAATGCTGTTAAGCAATTATCTGGGCATGCGTGAGCGCTATCGTTACTTCGAACGCCATAATATACCCTTTGTGCCTGTAAGCAAGTGGACACCATTGGGTCATCTGAAGCAGCTGCTCTTCCTACGCATCTCCTTTGGCGATTggtttaaaaacatttatgcagACCCGCGCATTAGTGGCAGCAAGCTGGCGGGATTCTTTGTCTTCCAGACGCCAGCACTGATGCTGCGTGATCCCGAGCTGATGCGTCTGGTGCTGATCAAGCAATTCAATAGCTTTCTTAATCGCTACGAGGCAGCGGATGCGCAACATGATGCCATGGGCGCATTAACTTTGCCATTGGCGAAGTATCAACAGTGGCGCGAGAGTCGTTGGAGCATGTCGCAGCTGTTTACGAGTGGACGAATGAAGCAGCGCATGTATCCGCTGTTGCAGCAAGTGCTGCAGGATTTGGAGCTGCATCTGGAGCGACGCATGGCGGGGCAGACAGCGCGTGTGTTGCCGCTGAGCGAAATGTGTCAGCTTTATACAACGGATGTCACCGGACAGTTGTTCTACAGCTGGAATGTGGGTGGACTGCGTCTGGGCCACTCTCCGTTGCGTCATCAAGCCAAGCAGCTGTTTGCGCCGCACTGGCGCAAAGTGTTGGATTTTATGTGTATCTTCTTTTTGCCACAGTGGACGCGGCTGCTGCGCGCCAAGGTATTCTCCAAGTCGTATATGAACTACATGCGCCAGCTGGTGCAGCAGCCACGTGGTGAGCAGACGCAAGCAGATCTTATagcgcaactgcagcagctgcagcgcagtcgTCCCAGCAAGCACTATACACAGCATTCGGACTTTATAGCTTCACAGGCTGCCATCATATTGCTGGCGGGATTCGAAACGTCATCCGCGCTGTTGGGATTCACGCTCTATGAGCTGGCCAAGCAACCAGTGTTGCAGCAGCGTCTGCGCCGGGAGCTGCAGTCGGCGTTTGGTGCTAGTGGCACGCTCAGCTATGAGCAGGCCACAACGTTGCCTTATCTTAAGATGGTCTGCCTGGAGGCGCTGCGTCTTTATCCAGCAGCTGCATTCATCAATCGGGAGTGCACTGCCGACTGCTCGCTGCAGCCACATCATGACTTTGTCATTCCAGCAGGCATGCCCGCCTATATCTCCATACTGGGTCTTCAGCGTGATGAGCAG TTTTGGCCCAAGCCTTTGCTCTTCGATCCGGAACGCTTTGCGCCCGAGCATCTGCACAGCATTGAGCCCATGACTTATATACCCTTTGGTGCTGGTCCACATGGCTGCATTGGCAGTCGCCTGGGCCTGCTGCAACTCaagctgggcgtggcacataTACTGCGCTCACATCGTGTGGAGATTTGCGGTGAAACGGTGCCGGAGATACGCTTCAATCCCAAAACGTTCATGTTGGAGTCGCTGGATGAGCTTTATCTGCGTTTCTGCAGAGATAgtaattag
- the Cyp6g1 gene encoding cytochrome P450 6g1, producing MALTEALFVVVSVLGAIYLWFQRNHTYWQRKGLPYIPPTPIIGNTKSTFTQEANFGMHLSDIYSNPKMQDEAVVGIYVINKPGLVIREPELIKSVLIRDFNRFSDRYGRCDPHGDTLGYNNLFFVPNPKWKEIRTKLTPVFTSGKVKQMYPLIQEIADDLEQLLARDHPGPNVKYCSDIKDVCGRFTTDSIATIAFGVRANSLQDKNAEFRRMGNLFFKLSLSRACDFFIAFFLPKLVSLLRVKFFPAEFSNFMRGSISHVMAERERTGTVRNDLIDILVGLKKEAAQEPDKPHMAKTKDFLVAQAVVFFTAGFETSSSTMAFALYELAKHPEMQQRVRQEIHEALLEEGGKLSYERINSLEYLSMVVDEVLRMYPVLPFLDRQYSSIKGQPDLSLKPYYDYKLEHGTPVFIPVYGLHYDPKYWTNPREFNPERFSAANRKNIQSMAYQPFGLGPHNCIGSRIGLLQSKLGLVHFLKNHEVRCCESTVLEIKFDPKSFVLQPAKDLILEIVNDRLYDNAVQAK from the exons ATGGCTTTAACGGAGGCGTTATTCGTTGTCGTCAGCGTGCTGGGCGCCATATATCTGTGGTTCCAGCGGAATCATACATATTGGCAGCGCAAAGGACTACCGTACATTCCGCCCACACCCATTATTGGCAATACCAAAAGCACATTTACACAAGAGGCCAACTTTGGCATGCACCTGTCGGATATATACTCGAATCCCAAAATGCAGGATGAAGCTGTGGTGGGCATATATGTTATCAATAAACCTGGCTTAGTCATACGTGAGCCGGAGCTTATTAAATCAGTGTTGATACGTGACTTTAATCGATTCTCGGATCGTTATGGACGTTGTGATCCGCATGGCGATACGCTAGGCTACAATAATCTATTCTTTGTGCCCAATCCTAAGTGGAAGGAGATACGCACTAAGCTGACGCCGGTGTTTACCAGTGGCAAGGTCAAGCAGATGTATCCACTGATACAGGAG ATTGCTGACGATCTGGAGCAGCTTTTAGCTAGAGATCATCCCGGCCCAAATGTCAAGTACTGTTCCGACATCAAGGATGTATGCGGACGTTTCACCACAGATTCCATAGCGACCATAGCGTTTGGCGTGCGTGCCAACAGCTTGCAGGATAAGAATGCGGAATTTAGACGGATGGGCAACCTATTTTTCAAACTCTCCTTGTCACGTGCTTGTGACTTTTTTATCGCCTTCTTTTTGCCCAAACTGGTGTCGCTGTTACGCGTTAAATTCTTTCCCGCCGAATTTTCCAATTTCATGCGCGGTAGCATTTCCCATGTCATGGCCGAACGTGAGCGCACGGGTACAGTACGCAACGATCTCATCGATATACTGGTGGGCCTGAAGAAGGAGGCTGCCCAGGAGCCCGACAAGCCGCATATGGCCAAAACCAAGGACTTTTTGGTAGCGCAGGCGGTTGTCTTTTTCACAGCCGGCTTTGAGACCTCCTCATCAACCATGGCCTTTGCTTTATATGAGCTGGCCAAGCATCCTGAAATGCAGCAACGTGTGCGCCAAGAGATACACGAAGCATTGCTTGAGGAAGGTGGAAAATTGAGCTACGAGCGCATCAATTCCTTGGAGTATCTGTCTATGGTAGTGGATGAAGTGCTGCGTATGTATCCAGTGCTGCCCTTCCTGGATCGTCAGTACTCCAGCATCAAAGGACAACCGGATTTGTCGCTCAAGCCCTACTATGATTATAAGCTGGAGCATGGCACGCCCGTTTTTATACCAGTGTATGGCCTACATTATGATCCCAAG TACTGGACAAATCCACGTGAGTTCAATCCAGAACGTTTCTCGGCTGCGAATCGTAAAAATATTCAATCTATGGCATATCAACCGTTTGGTTTGGGTCCACACAATTGCATTGGCAGTCGCATTGGTCTGCTGCAGTCCAAGCTGGGACTGGTGCACTTCCTCAAGAATCACGAAGTGCGCTGCTGCGAAAGCACAGTGCTGGAGATTAAGTTTGATCCCAAGTCCTTTGTGCTGCAGCCGGCTAAGGACTTGATATTAGAAATTGTTAACGATCGACTCTATGATAATGCCGTACAGGCCAAGTAA
- the LOC108596104 gene encoding protein LTO1 homolog: protein MSSETRDINELFDDIVLTEEKHATRGYEEGIKDGRALGNQEGYQFGYNQGVLLGEELGTIYGQVVAQQQLPHTEKVQRTLQQLRTLIEQFPLDNDPEADIIGAVELIRNTQRRLTAQLGTKKGATTVQESEERKDFSF, encoded by the coding sequence ATGTCTTCGGAAACTCGCGACATTAATGAACTATTTGATGATATAGTGCTTACAGAGGAGAAACACGCAACACGCGGCTACGAGGAAGGTATCAAGGACGGTCGTGCATTGGGCAATCAGGAGGGTTATCAATTTGGCTACAACCAAGGCGTGCTTCTTGGGGAGGAGCTGGGCACTATTTACGGTCAGGTAGTGGCTCAACAGCAGCTACCACATACAGAGAAAGTCCAGCGCACATTGCAACAGCTACGCACATTAATCGAACAGTTTCCTCTGGATAACGATCCCGAGGCGGATATTATTGGAGCTGTGGAACTTATACGCAACACGCAACGTAGGCTTACTGCTCAGCTGGGCACAAAGAAAGGTGCTACCACTGTGCAAGAATCTGAGGAGCGCAAGGATTTTAGTTTCTAG
- the LOC108596094 gene encoding methyltransferase-like protein 25: MDLLQRRLDDVLCYLAPHWNFVNCHMVNYSTDKHWLQFIPEAIRAEFHTIDDINKAIESLIWQSDRDSQRFPVLAKFLAAAEHERLQAHPELLTTVEQLEELLAAKRQSELSIKEFMSAKKYHEVERTAALVNKLVHGTAIEPSASYIVDAGDGKGYLSSRLSIQYELRVLGIDANASNTENALSRNRKLQKAWNGLTERAELQSQGITPPRRGKKSTTTAATIVPPSLENYKTTARFITTKLNLTDLLVDHFNIQPTDIKPSICLTGLHTCGNLASTCLRVFHAQENCRLLCNIGCCYHLLREHYSQQEFFGNKALMDMQTDYGFPLSSYLQKRKVCLGRNARMLAAQSIERTIAAKELPNITLYYRALLEVLVCRHAPHLKNELQVGKVRKFANFQEYVQKCAEKLNEPWLAAVTHDELEGLLDEYQQDRHYLELFHLLRMSFAPVLESVILLDRLLYLREQGYANSFLIDLFDAVISPRHFAIVAIKS, encoded by the exons ATGGACCTTTTACAGCGGCGACTTGATGACGTGTTGTGCTACTTGGCGCCGCACTGGAATTTTGTCAACTGTCACATGGTTAACTACTCTACCGATAAGCATTGGCTACAGTTTATACCAGAGGCAATTAGGGCAGAGTTCCACACAATAGACGACATCAACAAGGCTATCGAATCACTCATTTGGCAATCTGACCGTGACAGTCAACGTTTTCCGGTCCTGGCAaaatttttagcagctgctgagcaTGAACGCTTGCAGGCTCATCCAGAACTGCTGACAACTGTGGAGCAACTAGAAGAGTTGCTCGCAGCTAAAAGGCAAAGCGAGCTTAGCATTAAGGAGTTTATGAGCGCCAAAAAGTACCATGAG GTGGAGCGTACTGCAGCCCTAGTCAATAAACTAGTGCATGGCACAGCAATAGAACCATCTGCCAGTTATATAGTAGATGCTGGCGATGGCAAGGGTTATCTTTCCTCGAGGTTGAGTATCCAGTATGAGCTTCGTGTGCTGGGCATTGATGCAAATGCGTCCAATACTGAAAATGCTTTATCGCGAAATCGCAAACTTCAG AAAGCTTGGAATGGTCTAACAGAACGCGCAGAGCTGCAAAGCCAGGGTATAACGCCACCAAGACGCGGTAAGAAATCGACTACAACAGCCGCAACAATTGTGCCACCTTCTTTGGAAAATTACAAAACCACAGCCAGATTCATAACAACTAAATTGAATCTTACGGATTTACTGGTTGATCATTTTAACATACAGCCGACAGACATTAAGCCAAGCATCTGCCTAACGGGCTTGCATACTTGTGGAAATTTAGCATCCACCTGTTTGCGGGTATTTCACGCTCAGGAAAATTGCCGACTGCTGTGCAATATTGGCTGCTGCTATCATTTGCTACGTGAACACTACTCGCAACAGGAATTCTTTGGCAACAAGGCGTTAATGGATATGCAAACGGATTATGGTTTTCCACTTAGCAGTTATCTGCAGAAGCGAAAAGTGTGTTTGGGGCGCAATGCACGCATGCTGGCCGCACAGTCTATAGAACGCACGATAGCGGCAAAGGAGTTGCCCAATATAACACTCTACTATCGCGCACTACTGGAGGTGCTGGTCTGCCGACATGCGCCACATTTAAAAAACGAACTACAAGTGGGCAAGGTGcgcaaatttgcaaattttcagGAATATGTACAAAAGTGTGCGGAGAAGCTGAATGAACCTTGGCTGGCCGCTGTGACGCACGACGAGCTAGAGGGATTACTAGATGAGTACCAACAAGATCGGCATTACCTGGaactttttcatttattgcGCATGTCATTTGCCCCAGTGCTAGAGAGCGTTATATTGCTGGATCGATTGCTCTACCTTAGAGAGCAGGGCTATGCAAACAgctttttgattgatttgtttGATGCTGTTATATCACCCAGGcactttgcaattgttgctatcAAATCTTAG
- the LOC108596105 gene encoding small nuclear ribonucleoprotein F, with translation MSAGMPINPKPFLNGLTGKPVLVKLKWGQEYKGFLVSVDGYMNMQLANTEEVIDGSVTGNLGEVLIRCNNVLYIKGMEDDDEEGEMRD, from the coding sequence atgtctgCTGGCATGCCAATAAATCCTAAACCATTTCTAAATGGTCTCACTGGCAAACCCGTGCTAGTTAAGCTGAAATGGGGACAGGAATACAAGGGCTTTCTCGTTTCGGTGGACGGCTACATGAACATGCAGTTGGCAAACACAGAGGAAGTGATCGATGGCTCAGTTACAGGCAATCTTGGTGAAGTGCTGATACGCTGCAACAATGTTCTTTACATAAAGGGCATGGAAGATGACGATGAGGAGGGTGAAATGAGAGATTAA